The genomic interval AAGACGGTGCCAACCACATCGGCCGGGTGCTGCGCATGCAGCCGGGTCAGCAGCTCGAGCTGTTCAACGGCGACGGCAACCAATATGCCGCCACCATCACCGGCGTCGGCAAGAAGTCGGTGGACGTGACCATCGACAGCTGCGAGGCCCGCTCGGTGGAGTCCCCCTTCGCCATCCATCTGGGCCAGGTGATCAGCCGTGGCGACAAGATGGATTTCACCATCCAGAAATCCGTCGAGCTGGGTGTCACCTGCATCACGCCGCTCTTCTCCGAGCGCTGCGGCGTCAAGCTGCCCGCCGACAGGCTGGAGAAGAAACGCGAGCAGTGGCAGAAGGTGGTGATCAGCGCCTGCGAGCAGTGCGGCCGCAATGTGGTGCCCGAAGTTCGCATGCCGATGGAGCTCGATGCCTGGCTGGCCGAAGAGACCCAAGAGCTCAAGCTCAACCTGCACCCGCGCGCCCCCTACAGCATCAACACACTGCCGGTGCCGGAACACGGGGTGCGCCTGCTGATCGGCCCGGAAGGGGGCTTGTCGAGCGACGAGATCGCCCGTACCGTGCAAGA from Aeromonas rivipollensis carries:
- the rsmE gene encoding 16S rRNA (uracil(1498)-N(3))-methyltransferase, whose product is MRIPRIYEPAALQVGQTLALSEDGANHIGRVLRMQPGQQLELFNGDGNQYAATITGVGKKSVDVTIDSCEARSVESPFAIHLGQVISRGDKMDFTIQKSVELGVTCITPLFSERCGVKLPADRLEKKREQWQKVVISACEQCGRNVVPEVRMPMELDAWLAEETQELKLNLHPRAPYSINTLPVPEHGVRLLIGPEGGLSSDEIARTVQEDFKEMLLGPRVLRTETAALTAITALQCRFGDLA